In a single window of the Chaetodon trifascialis isolate fChaTrf1 chromosome 19, fChaTrf1.hap1, whole genome shotgun sequence genome:
- the naga gene encoding alpha-N-acetylgalactosaminidase isoform X1, whose amino-acid sequence MHLAALLFVSALFVAAFALDNGVMRTPPMGWLAWERFRCDIDCEHDPKNCISENLFIDMADRLAEDGWRELGYVYVNIDDCWSSMERDEKGRLQPDPKRFPGGIPKLARYMHDRGLKLGIYGDMGTHTCGGYPGTPLDKITIDAQTFADWEVDMFKFDGCYSNATEQEQGYPLMSKALNATGRPIGYSCSWPAYQGGLPPKVNYTQLAKICNLWRNYGDIQDSWDSVLNIIDWFFENQDILIPVAGPGRWNDPDMLIVGDFGLSMDQSRAQMALWAIMAAPLFMSNDLRTISSGARRILQNKIAININQDPMGVQGRRIVKEKSGIEVFWRPLSNNASALVFFSRRSDMPYRYRTSLSRLNYTTGSYKIFDVFSEKTVTLKDSTDFVVSVNPSGVVMWYVSAPAELNLRQFYRGGKLQRSAYDDDENAIPRVFL is encoded by the exons atgCATTTGGCGGcgcttctctttgtctctgcgcTCTTTGTGGCTGCCTTCGCCCTCGATAATGGAGTGATGAGGACCCCTCCCATGGGCTGGTTGGCGTGGGAGCGATTCCGCTGTGACATTGACTGTGAACATGACCCCAAGAACTGCATCAG TGAGAATCTGTTCATCGACATGGCAGACAGACTCGCAGAGGACGGCTGGAGGGAACTTGGATACGTCTACGTTAACATAGACGACTGCTGGTCCTCCatggagagagatgagaagggACGACTGCAGCCTGACCCGAAAAG gTTTCCAGGAGGCATCCCTAAACTGGCTCGCTACATGCATGACAGGGGTCTCAAGCTGGGGATCTATGGGgacatgggcacacacacctgtgggGGCTACCCTGGCACCCCACTGGACAAGATTACGATAGACGCTCAAACCTTCGCTGACTGGGAGGTGGATATGTTTAAATTTGACGGATGTTATTCTAATGCCACAGAGCAAGAGCAGG GTTACCCTCTCATGTCAAAGGCTTTAAACGCTACGGGCCGTCCCATCGGCTACTCCTGCAGTTGGCCTGCCTACCAGGGTGGCCTGCCACCTAAG GTAAACTACACTCAGCTGGCCAAGATCTGCAACCTGTGGCGTAACTATGGCGACATCCAAGACTCTTGGGACAGTGTCTTGAACATTATTGACTGGTTCTTCGAAAACCAGGATATCCTGATACCTGTAGCCGGACCTGGAAGGTGGAACGACCCTGACATG CTGATCGTTGGCGACTTTGGCCTCAGCATGGACCAGTCCCGTGCGCAGATGGCTCTGTGGGCAATTATGGCGGCTCCTCTTTTCATGTCCAATGATCTGCGCACTATCAGCAGCGGGGCCCGCAGAATCCTGCAGAACAAGATCGCCATCAACATCAACCAGGACCCCATGGGCGTCCAGGGAAGACGCATTGTTAAG gaGAAGAGTGGCATTGAAGTGTTCTGGCGTCCCCTGTCAAACAATGCCAGTGCATTAGTTTTCTTCAGTCGCCGTAGTGACATGCCCTACCGCTACCGCACTTCCCTCAGCAGACTCAACTACACCACTGGCAGCTACAAG ATCTTTGACGTCTTCTCTGAAAAGACCGTGACGCTGAAAGACTCCACTGACTTTGTGGTGTCAGTGAACCCCTCAGGTGTGGTCATGTGGTACGTGTCTGCGCCTGCCGAACTGAACCTCCGTCAGTTCTATAGAGGTGGCAAACTCCAGAGATCTGCATACGATGATGATGAAAACGCCATTCCTCGTGTCTTCCTCTGA
- the naga gene encoding alpha-N-acetylgalactosaminidase isoform X2 has translation MHLAALLFVSALFVAAFALDNGVMRTPPMGWLAWERFRCDIDCEHDPKNCIRQNLFIDMADRLAEDGWRELGYVYVNIDDCWSSMERDEKGRLQPDPKRFPGGIPKLARYMHDRGLKLGIYGDMGTHTCGGYPGTPLDKITIDAQTFADWEVDMFKFDGCYSNATEQEQGYPLMSKALNATGRPIGYSCSWPAYQGGLPPKVNYTQLAKICNLWRNYGDIQDSWDSVLNIIDWFFENQDILIPVAGPGRWNDPDMLIVGDFGLSMDQSRAQMALWAIMAAPLFMSNDLRTISSGARRILQNKIAININQDPMGVQGRRIVKEKSGIEVFWRPLSNNASALVFFSRRSDMPYRYRTSLSRLNYTTGSYKIFDVFSEKTVTLKDSTDFVVSVNPSGVVMWYVSAPAELNLRQFYRGGKLQRSAYDDDENAIPRVFL, from the exons atgCATTTGGCGGcgcttctctttgtctctgcgcTCTTTGTGGCTGCCTTCGCCCTCGATAATGGAGTGATGAGGACCCCTCCCATGGGCTGGTTGGCGTGGGAGCGATTCCGCTGTGACATTGACTGTGAACATGACCCCAAGAACTGCATCAGGCAA AATCTGTTCATCGACATGGCAGACAGACTCGCAGAGGACGGCTGGAGGGAACTTGGATACGTCTACGTTAACATAGACGACTGCTGGTCCTCCatggagagagatgagaagggACGACTGCAGCCTGACCCGAAAAG gTTTCCAGGAGGCATCCCTAAACTGGCTCGCTACATGCATGACAGGGGTCTCAAGCTGGGGATCTATGGGgacatgggcacacacacctgtgggGGCTACCCTGGCACCCCACTGGACAAGATTACGATAGACGCTCAAACCTTCGCTGACTGGGAGGTGGATATGTTTAAATTTGACGGATGTTATTCTAATGCCACAGAGCAAGAGCAGG GTTACCCTCTCATGTCAAAGGCTTTAAACGCTACGGGCCGTCCCATCGGCTACTCCTGCAGTTGGCCTGCCTACCAGGGTGGCCTGCCACCTAAG GTAAACTACACTCAGCTGGCCAAGATCTGCAACCTGTGGCGTAACTATGGCGACATCCAAGACTCTTGGGACAGTGTCTTGAACATTATTGACTGGTTCTTCGAAAACCAGGATATCCTGATACCTGTAGCCGGACCTGGAAGGTGGAACGACCCTGACATG CTGATCGTTGGCGACTTTGGCCTCAGCATGGACCAGTCCCGTGCGCAGATGGCTCTGTGGGCAATTATGGCGGCTCCTCTTTTCATGTCCAATGATCTGCGCACTATCAGCAGCGGGGCCCGCAGAATCCTGCAGAACAAGATCGCCATCAACATCAACCAGGACCCCATGGGCGTCCAGGGAAGACGCATTGTTAAG gaGAAGAGTGGCATTGAAGTGTTCTGGCGTCCCCTGTCAAACAATGCCAGTGCATTAGTTTTCTTCAGTCGCCGTAGTGACATGCCCTACCGCTACCGCACTTCCCTCAGCAGACTCAACTACACCACTGGCAGCTACAAG ATCTTTGACGTCTTCTCTGAAAAGACCGTGACGCTGAAAGACTCCACTGACTTTGTGGTGTCAGTGAACCCCTCAGGTGTGGTCATGTGGTACGTGTCTGCGCCTGCCGAACTGAACCTCCGTCAGTTCTATAGAGGTGGCAAACTCCAGAGATCTGCATACGATGATGATGAAAACGCCATTCCTCGTGTCTTCCTCTGA